From Achromobacter spanius, a single genomic window includes:
- a CDS encoding 3-oxoacyl-ACP reductase family protein: MQNLNGKVAFVTGGSRGIGAAIVRRLAADGADVAFTYVSASSAAPAQALVQELTAQGRRAKAIQADSADADAVKRAVEVSIRELGPIDVLVNNAGIFLAGHVADTSLDDYERTMDINVRAPFVAIQAAQASMPDGGRIINIGSCLAPRAGRAGVALYAASKSAMVGLTQGLARDLGSRGITVNVVHPGPIDTDMNPADGDRAADLVAVLSLPHYGEARDIAGMVAFLAGPEGRYVTGASLAVDGGYAA, translated from the coding sequence ATGCAGAACTTGAACGGAAAAGTGGCGTTCGTCACGGGCGGCAGCCGAGGCATCGGCGCCGCCATTGTTCGCCGCCTCGCCGCCGACGGCGCGGACGTGGCCTTCACCTATGTCAGCGCATCGTCGGCCGCACCCGCCCAGGCGCTGGTGCAGGAATTGACGGCGCAAGGCCGCCGCGCCAAAGCCATCCAGGCCGACTCCGCGGACGCCGACGCTGTCAAGCGCGCAGTTGAAGTCAGCATCCGCGAGCTTGGTCCTATCGACGTGCTGGTCAACAACGCCGGCATTTTTCTGGCCGGGCATGTTGCGGACACCAGCCTGGACGACTACGAGCGGACGATGGACATCAACGTGCGAGCGCCTTTCGTCGCCATCCAGGCGGCTCAGGCCTCGATGCCGGATGGCGGCCGCATCATCAACATCGGCAGTTGCCTGGCGCCTCGCGCGGGCCGCGCGGGCGTTGCGCTGTATGCAGCCAGCAAGTCTGCGATGGTCGGACTGACGCAAGGACTGGCGCGCGATCTGGGATCTCGCGGGATCACGGTGAACGTCGTGCACCCGGGACCCATCGACACTGACATGAACCCGGCCGATGGAGACCGCGCGGCTGATCTGGTGGCAGTGCTGTCCTTGCCTCACTATGGGGAAGCGCGCGACATCGCGGGGATGGTCGCATTCCTGGCAGGACCGGAAGGACGCTATGTCACGGGCGCGAGCTTGGCCGTCGATGGCGGGTACGCGGCCTGA